The following proteins are encoded in a genomic region of Magnolia sinica isolate HGM2019 chromosome 1, MsV1, whole genome shotgun sequence:
- the LOC131246373 gene encoding ATP-dependent DNA helicase Q-like 2, whose translation MMEAAMFLGKKTIELEICIGQNGNTGNIKATNRSMSSGLEMKLDELQKELSSSHEGILPHTILSTQQINTLSAEKPTSMEQLRTSLVLTIIGVVFKGLMVVIHSSRCIQVGQSRVQFTSAF comes from the exons ATGATGGAGGCTGCcatgttcttgg GGAAGAAGACAATTGAACTTGAAATATGCATTGGACAGAATGGTAACACTGGAAATATAAAAGCTACCAATCGTAGTATGTCATCAGGTTTAGAGATGAAGCTTGATGAGCTGCAGAAAGAGCTCTCTTCAAGTCATGAAGGAATATTGCCACATACCATTCTTTCCACCCAACAGATCAACACATTAAGCGCCGAAAAACCAACTTCCATGGAGCAACTAAGGACTAGCCTGGTTCTGACTATCATAGGAGtagttttcaaagggctaatggTGGTGATCCACTCATCTCGGTGCATACAAGTGGGGCAATCCAGAGTTCAATTCACTTCAGCCTTTTAa